A section of the Salvelinus fontinalis isolate EN_2023a chromosome 33, ASM2944872v1, whole genome shotgun sequence genome encodes:
- the LOC129832195 gene encoding zinc finger and BTB domain-containing protein 38-like isoform X1 produces the protein MATMNQQMTVASPCTQGLVDSSLPQALLSRLNEQRSQGLFCDVTIVVEDVKFRAHRNILAACSGYFRSAFTSPEVWTSSQVLELMDLRSEVFTSILNLIYCSKVTSSPSTEDTRCLMAAGKRLGIPFLEKLVEQDRQGSGGPKIQTSTNPVKTTGRSKARGPRKAKKETSRPDQLDSARGPRITNAFSITEVGPGNNLFTPLDLHSGERQSPDLGQTPAGCPVPFPLAVDNEPMQALSEHSYAVISQGPRAPEHGAGNQEDNKKHTKPTQSQSRQLANKNSGPLKKRHRLRAALNKCTPPTLAVALKPVHPTGSSPLLIKPTVQPVGTSPPSLYPQTDVHTSRANELSLAMDNGYRELDPPPLSPQTEDSISIYGCELCPEIFTNKALLTVHTEMHKKRFVSHLFCKFCRRKFMHLKRLRNHETVCPKAQRGSPEHEPQGKEDGADHYSDSMPSMDNTATDVQLSPTELPDPFLPTSLQMNPMSKTLQAVDRLVKPSGGQRVYNCSVCKRAYVTVSSLKRHENVHSWQRAYPCHYCNKVFALAEYRTKHEIWHTGERRYQCIFCLETFMTYYILKNHQKAFHGIHPRLSVSKKSANGGFKGSVYPIKLYRLLPMKFRKRRYKTYSQTYSEELEVSEQAPLGCSSPILPFEDVGAMGKQDAALFSMPVTFMATPKVVASVMPRISFDQPCDQDVDQDAGTGKQASHSKRNGPPYSYTTPLAIMQAGGESPALDYGDGAAFQGFKNPEGNSHNLPFLKINPHSSLNRLCELSAAAQRIEAMTSQLFMPEAESLAPSKTARGETETYIATPACPGPSVDGHVLPLCQITVKIGNEAIIRRRIKDSKLFPRKRKISSGSQVEERCRDQGRPAEGSMESSSLRFRTEVTSVIESEPCDDHTDRETADKLWRPYYSYKPKKKSKKLRSKHRKERRHLRYSMTSSIVPRARKDYLDKRCRSAEESSEGTELKQRLRNTSSKTTYTCDICASTFITASGLRAHIIGCHPTFCRTCAKQCPPRETSSASCETAEDSRDYICKSCMENGSCFDNCARSPSTEKRYHCSFCPQRFLYLATKKSHEKKHKETAGKGYSNDDYTTVPKRPATLDLGLNLKKLVIKTEEGEDQYSIDKESKAPAGSLGSFSTEKIEPKHEEWDTFSLSPSEMQYGKSKKRFEPKRQHQKSLTSKRQKQVDFMGRETPSHKAPLTTPEEDSHFSYGQSSSTRLKRDSVTRGTTRPSQRSVHTV, from the coding sequence atgacGGTGGCGTCTCCCTGCACCCAGGGCCTGGTGGACAGCTCTCTTCCCCAGGCGCTCCTCAGCAGGCTCAACGAGCAGCGCTCCCAGGGCCTCTTCTGTGATGTCACCATCGTGGTGGAAGATGTAAAGTTCCGGGCTCACCGGAACATTCTGGCTGCCTGCAGCGGATACTTCCGCAGCGCCTTCACCTCCCCTGAGGTGTGGACTTCCAGCCAGGTGCTGGAGCTCATGGACCTGAGGTCTGAGGTGTTCACCAGCATCCTCAACCTCATCTATTGTTCCAAGGTGACATCATCACCTAGCACAGAGGACACTAGATGCCTGATGGCAGCTGGAAAAAGACTGGGGATTCCCTTCTTAGAGAAACTGGTGGAACAAGACAGGCAGGGCTCAGGTGGTCCAAAGATCCAGACCTCAACCAACCCTGTTAAGACCACAGGCCGTAGTAAGGCCCGTGGGCCCCGTAAAGCGAAGAAGGAGACCTCCAGGCCAGATCAGCTGGACAGTGCAAGAGGCCCGCGGATCACCAATGCTTTCTCTATCACTGAGGTGGGTCCCGGGAACAACCTCTTCACCCCACTAGACCTGCACAGTGGGGAGAGGCAGTCACCTGACCTTGGACAGACCCCAGCGGGCtgccctgtccccttcccccttgCGGTGGACAATGAGCCCATGCAGGCACTGTCAGAGCACTCCTACGCAGTCATCAGCCAGGGACCCAGGGCCCCTGAGCACGGGGCTGGCAACCAGGAGGACAACAAGAAGCACACCAAACCCACACAGTCCCAATCAAGGCAACTAGCCAACAAGAATAGTGGCCCACTCAAAAAGCGCCACAGACTACGAGCCGCCTTGAATAAATGCACACCTCCAACACTGGCTGTAGCACTTAAACCTGTGCATCCTACTGGAAGCAGCCCGTTATTAATTAAGCCCACTGTACAACCTGTGGGAACGTCACCCCCGTCATTATACCCACAGACAGATGTGCATACAAGCAGGGCCAATGAGCTGTCTCTAGCCATGGATAATGGCTACAGGGAGCTGGACCCACCTCCACTTTCACCCCAAACGGAAGATAGCATATCAATCTATGGCTGTGAGCTCTGTCCAGAGATATTCACCAACAAAGCACTTCTCACCGTACACACAGAAATGCACAAGAAAAGGTTCGTCAGTCATTTGTTCTGCAAGTTTTGTCGCAGGAAGTTCATGCATTTGAAGCGGTTGCGGAACCACGAGACGGTGTGCCCGAAAGCACAGAGGGGCTCGCCTGAACACGAGCCCCAAGGCAAAGAGGACGGGGCAGACCATTATTCAGACAGCATGCCAAGCATGGACAATACAGCAACTGATGTCCAGTTATCTCCTACTGAACTCCCTGACCCTTTCCTTCCAACCAGCCTCCAAATGAACCCCATGTCAAAAACACTGCAGGCTGTAGATAGGTTAGTGAAACCTAGTGGAGGCCAGAGGGTCTATAACTGCAGTGTGTGTAAACGTGCATATGTGACCGTCTCGAGTCTGAAGCGCCACGAGAATGTGCACTCCTGGCAGAGGGCGTACCCCTGTCACTACTGCAATAAAGTGTTTGCCCTAGCCGAGTATCGCACCAAACACGAGATCTGGCACACAGGTGAGCGTCGCTACCAGTGCATCTTCTGCTTAGAGACCTTCATGACCTACTACATCCTAAAAAACCACCAGAAGGCCTTCCACGGAATCCATCCCAGATTGTCTGTGAGTAAGAAGTCAGCAAATGGTGGATTTAAGGGCAGCGTTTACCCCATCAAACTCTACAGGCTTCTGCCTATGAAGTTTAGAAAGAGACGGTATAAGACATACAGTCAGACCTATTCAGAAGAGCTGGAGGTCAGCGAGCAGGCCCCGTTGGGCTGCAGCTCTCCCATCCTTCCATTTGAAGATGTTGGCGCTATGGGTAAGCAAGATGCTGCTTTATTCTCAATGCCTGTGACATTCATGGCCACTCCAAAAGTGGTAGCATCAGTAATGCCACGCATCAGTTTTGATCAGCCCTGTGACCAAGATGTAGACCAAGATGCAGGCACAGGAAAACAGGCCTCTCACTCCAAACGTAATGGGCCTCCATATAGCTATACAACCCCCTTGGCCATAATGCAGGCAGGTGGGGAGTCCCCTGCACTGGACTATGGAGATGGTGCTGCATTCCAAGGTTTTAAGAACCCGGAGGGCAACAGTCATAATCTACCGTTCCTAAAAATCAACCCACACAGCTCTCTAAACAGGCTATGTGAGCTCTCAGCTGCAGCACAGAGAATTGAAGCCATGACCAGTCAGCTTTTTATGCCAGAGGCTGAGAGCCTGGCGCCTAGCAAGACTGCAAGGGGGGAAACTGAAACGTACATCGCCACGCCTGCGTGTCCAGGTCCCTCCGTGGATGGTCACGTTCTGCCACTCTGCCAGATCACAGTGAAAATTGGCAACGAGGCCATCATTCGCCGGAGGATCAAGGACTCCAAGCTGTTCCCCAGGAAGAGGAAAATAAGCAGCGGGAGCCAGGTAGAGGAGAGGTGTCGGGACCAGGGCCGGCCTGCAGAGGGCAGCATGGAGAGCTCCAGCCTCCGCTTCAGGACAGAGGTAACTTCTGTCATAGAGTCAGAGCCATGCGATGACCACACTGACCGTGAAACAGCTGACAAGCTCTGGCGTCCCTATTACTCTTACAAACCCAAGAAGAAGAGTAAGAAACTGAGATCCAAACACAGAAAAGAGAGACGTCATCTACGCTATTCCATGACATCCTCAATAGTGCCCAGGGCCAGAAAAGACTACCTGGATAAAAGATGCAGAAGCGCTGAAGAGAGCAGCGAGGGCACAGAGCTGAAACAACGTCTCAGAAACACCAGCTCAAAGACAACGTACACCTGTGACATCTGTGCAAGCACCTTCATAACGGCATCGGGTCTGAGAGCACATATCATTGGCTGCCACCCAACTTTCTGTCGGACCTGCGCAAAGCAGTGTCCCCCCAGGGAAACCTCCAGTGCCAGCTGCGAGACCGCTGAGGACAGCAGGGATTACATATGCAAGAGCTGTATGGAAAATGGCTCCTGCTTTGACAATTGTGCCCGCAGCCCCAGCACAGAGAAGCGGTATCACTGCTCCTTCTGCCCCCAGCGCTTCCTCTACCTCGCAACCAAGAAGAGCCATGAGAAAAAACACAAGGAGACAGCAGGAAAGGGGTACAGCAACGACGACTACACCACAGTCCCAAAACGGCCAGCAACTTTGGACTTAGGCCTAAATCTGAAAAAGCTTGTCATCAaaacagaggaaggggaggatcaATATAGCATCGACAAGGAGAGCAAAGCACCAGCGGGATCACTAGGCAGCTTTTCAACAGAGAAGATAGAGCCTAAGCACGAGGAATGGGACACCTTTTCTCTTTCCCCTTCAGAGATGCAGTATGGAAAGTCTAAAAAGCGCTTTGAACCCAAACGGCAACATCAGAAAAGCCTCACTTCCAAAAGGCAGAAGCAAGTAGACTTTATGGGTAGAGAGACACCCAGTCATAAGGCCCCTCTGACCACACCAGAAGAAGACAGTCATTTTAGCTATGGGCAGTCTTCTTCTACACGTCTGAAAAGAGATTCAGTCACTAGGGGAACCACTCGCCCAAGTCAGAGAAGTGTACATACAGTGTAA
- the LOC129832195 gene encoding zinc finger and BTB domain-containing protein 38-like isoform X2, translated as MTVASPCTQGLVDSSLPQALLSRLNEQRSQGLFCDVTIVVEDVKFRAHRNILAACSGYFRSAFTSPEVWTSSQVLELMDLRSEVFTSILNLIYCSKVTSSPSTEDTRCLMAAGKRLGIPFLEKLVEQDRQGSGGPKIQTSTNPVKTTGRSKARGPRKAKKETSRPDQLDSARGPRITNAFSITEVGPGNNLFTPLDLHSGERQSPDLGQTPAGCPVPFPLAVDNEPMQALSEHSYAVISQGPRAPEHGAGNQEDNKKHTKPTQSQSRQLANKNSGPLKKRHRLRAALNKCTPPTLAVALKPVHPTGSSPLLIKPTVQPVGTSPPSLYPQTDVHTSRANELSLAMDNGYRELDPPPLSPQTEDSISIYGCELCPEIFTNKALLTVHTEMHKKRFVSHLFCKFCRRKFMHLKRLRNHETVCPKAQRGSPEHEPQGKEDGADHYSDSMPSMDNTATDVQLSPTELPDPFLPTSLQMNPMSKTLQAVDRLVKPSGGQRVYNCSVCKRAYVTVSSLKRHENVHSWQRAYPCHYCNKVFALAEYRTKHEIWHTGERRYQCIFCLETFMTYYILKNHQKAFHGIHPRLSVSKKSANGGFKGSVYPIKLYRLLPMKFRKRRYKTYSQTYSEELEVSEQAPLGCSSPILPFEDVGAMGKQDAALFSMPVTFMATPKVVASVMPRISFDQPCDQDVDQDAGTGKQASHSKRNGPPYSYTTPLAIMQAGGESPALDYGDGAAFQGFKNPEGNSHNLPFLKINPHSSLNRLCELSAAAQRIEAMTSQLFMPEAESLAPSKTARGETETYIATPACPGPSVDGHVLPLCQITVKIGNEAIIRRRIKDSKLFPRKRKISSGSQVEERCRDQGRPAEGSMESSSLRFRTEVTSVIESEPCDDHTDRETADKLWRPYYSYKPKKKSKKLRSKHRKERRHLRYSMTSSIVPRARKDYLDKRCRSAEESSEGTELKQRLRNTSSKTTYTCDICASTFITASGLRAHIIGCHPTFCRTCAKQCPPRETSSASCETAEDSRDYICKSCMENGSCFDNCARSPSTEKRYHCSFCPQRFLYLATKKSHEKKHKETAGKGYSNDDYTTVPKRPATLDLGLNLKKLVIKTEEGEDQYSIDKESKAPAGSLGSFSTEKIEPKHEEWDTFSLSPSEMQYGKSKKRFEPKRQHQKSLTSKRQKQVDFMGRETPSHKAPLTTPEEDSHFSYGQSSSTRLKRDSVTRGTTRPSQRSVHTV; from the coding sequence atgacGGTGGCGTCTCCCTGCACCCAGGGCCTGGTGGACAGCTCTCTTCCCCAGGCGCTCCTCAGCAGGCTCAACGAGCAGCGCTCCCAGGGCCTCTTCTGTGATGTCACCATCGTGGTGGAAGATGTAAAGTTCCGGGCTCACCGGAACATTCTGGCTGCCTGCAGCGGATACTTCCGCAGCGCCTTCACCTCCCCTGAGGTGTGGACTTCCAGCCAGGTGCTGGAGCTCATGGACCTGAGGTCTGAGGTGTTCACCAGCATCCTCAACCTCATCTATTGTTCCAAGGTGACATCATCACCTAGCACAGAGGACACTAGATGCCTGATGGCAGCTGGAAAAAGACTGGGGATTCCCTTCTTAGAGAAACTGGTGGAACAAGACAGGCAGGGCTCAGGTGGTCCAAAGATCCAGACCTCAACCAACCCTGTTAAGACCACAGGCCGTAGTAAGGCCCGTGGGCCCCGTAAAGCGAAGAAGGAGACCTCCAGGCCAGATCAGCTGGACAGTGCAAGAGGCCCGCGGATCACCAATGCTTTCTCTATCACTGAGGTGGGTCCCGGGAACAACCTCTTCACCCCACTAGACCTGCACAGTGGGGAGAGGCAGTCACCTGACCTTGGACAGACCCCAGCGGGCtgccctgtccccttcccccttgCGGTGGACAATGAGCCCATGCAGGCACTGTCAGAGCACTCCTACGCAGTCATCAGCCAGGGACCCAGGGCCCCTGAGCACGGGGCTGGCAACCAGGAGGACAACAAGAAGCACACCAAACCCACACAGTCCCAATCAAGGCAACTAGCCAACAAGAATAGTGGCCCACTCAAAAAGCGCCACAGACTACGAGCCGCCTTGAATAAATGCACACCTCCAACACTGGCTGTAGCACTTAAACCTGTGCATCCTACTGGAAGCAGCCCGTTATTAATTAAGCCCACTGTACAACCTGTGGGAACGTCACCCCCGTCATTATACCCACAGACAGATGTGCATACAAGCAGGGCCAATGAGCTGTCTCTAGCCATGGATAATGGCTACAGGGAGCTGGACCCACCTCCACTTTCACCCCAAACGGAAGATAGCATATCAATCTATGGCTGTGAGCTCTGTCCAGAGATATTCACCAACAAAGCACTTCTCACCGTACACACAGAAATGCACAAGAAAAGGTTCGTCAGTCATTTGTTCTGCAAGTTTTGTCGCAGGAAGTTCATGCATTTGAAGCGGTTGCGGAACCACGAGACGGTGTGCCCGAAAGCACAGAGGGGCTCGCCTGAACACGAGCCCCAAGGCAAAGAGGACGGGGCAGACCATTATTCAGACAGCATGCCAAGCATGGACAATACAGCAACTGATGTCCAGTTATCTCCTACTGAACTCCCTGACCCTTTCCTTCCAACCAGCCTCCAAATGAACCCCATGTCAAAAACACTGCAGGCTGTAGATAGGTTAGTGAAACCTAGTGGAGGCCAGAGGGTCTATAACTGCAGTGTGTGTAAACGTGCATATGTGACCGTCTCGAGTCTGAAGCGCCACGAGAATGTGCACTCCTGGCAGAGGGCGTACCCCTGTCACTACTGCAATAAAGTGTTTGCCCTAGCCGAGTATCGCACCAAACACGAGATCTGGCACACAGGTGAGCGTCGCTACCAGTGCATCTTCTGCTTAGAGACCTTCATGACCTACTACATCCTAAAAAACCACCAGAAGGCCTTCCACGGAATCCATCCCAGATTGTCTGTGAGTAAGAAGTCAGCAAATGGTGGATTTAAGGGCAGCGTTTACCCCATCAAACTCTACAGGCTTCTGCCTATGAAGTTTAGAAAGAGACGGTATAAGACATACAGTCAGACCTATTCAGAAGAGCTGGAGGTCAGCGAGCAGGCCCCGTTGGGCTGCAGCTCTCCCATCCTTCCATTTGAAGATGTTGGCGCTATGGGTAAGCAAGATGCTGCTTTATTCTCAATGCCTGTGACATTCATGGCCACTCCAAAAGTGGTAGCATCAGTAATGCCACGCATCAGTTTTGATCAGCCCTGTGACCAAGATGTAGACCAAGATGCAGGCACAGGAAAACAGGCCTCTCACTCCAAACGTAATGGGCCTCCATATAGCTATACAACCCCCTTGGCCATAATGCAGGCAGGTGGGGAGTCCCCTGCACTGGACTATGGAGATGGTGCTGCATTCCAAGGTTTTAAGAACCCGGAGGGCAACAGTCATAATCTACCGTTCCTAAAAATCAACCCACACAGCTCTCTAAACAGGCTATGTGAGCTCTCAGCTGCAGCACAGAGAATTGAAGCCATGACCAGTCAGCTTTTTATGCCAGAGGCTGAGAGCCTGGCGCCTAGCAAGACTGCAAGGGGGGAAACTGAAACGTACATCGCCACGCCTGCGTGTCCAGGTCCCTCCGTGGATGGTCACGTTCTGCCACTCTGCCAGATCACAGTGAAAATTGGCAACGAGGCCATCATTCGCCGGAGGATCAAGGACTCCAAGCTGTTCCCCAGGAAGAGGAAAATAAGCAGCGGGAGCCAGGTAGAGGAGAGGTGTCGGGACCAGGGCCGGCCTGCAGAGGGCAGCATGGAGAGCTCCAGCCTCCGCTTCAGGACAGAGGTAACTTCTGTCATAGAGTCAGAGCCATGCGATGACCACACTGACCGTGAAACAGCTGACAAGCTCTGGCGTCCCTATTACTCTTACAAACCCAAGAAGAAGAGTAAGAAACTGAGATCCAAACACAGAAAAGAGAGACGTCATCTACGCTATTCCATGACATCCTCAATAGTGCCCAGGGCCAGAAAAGACTACCTGGATAAAAGATGCAGAAGCGCTGAAGAGAGCAGCGAGGGCACAGAGCTGAAACAACGTCTCAGAAACACCAGCTCAAAGACAACGTACACCTGTGACATCTGTGCAAGCACCTTCATAACGGCATCGGGTCTGAGAGCACATATCATTGGCTGCCACCCAACTTTCTGTCGGACCTGCGCAAAGCAGTGTCCCCCCAGGGAAACCTCCAGTGCCAGCTGCGAGACCGCTGAGGACAGCAGGGATTACATATGCAAGAGCTGTATGGAAAATGGCTCCTGCTTTGACAATTGTGCCCGCAGCCCCAGCACAGAGAAGCGGTATCACTGCTCCTTCTGCCCCCAGCGCTTCCTCTACCTCGCAACCAAGAAGAGCCATGAGAAAAAACACAAGGAGACAGCAGGAAAGGGGTACAGCAACGACGACTACACCACAGTCCCAAAACGGCCAGCAACTTTGGACTTAGGCCTAAATCTGAAAAAGCTTGTCATCAaaacagaggaaggggaggatcaATATAGCATCGACAAGGAGAGCAAAGCACCAGCGGGATCACTAGGCAGCTTTTCAACAGAGAAGATAGAGCCTAAGCACGAGGAATGGGACACCTTTTCTCTTTCCCCTTCAGAGATGCAGTATGGAAAGTCTAAAAAGCGCTTTGAACCCAAACGGCAACATCAGAAAAGCCTCACTTCCAAAAGGCAGAAGCAAGTAGACTTTATGGGTAGAGAGACACCCAGTCATAAGGCCCCTCTGACCACACCAGAAGAAGACAGTCATTTTAGCTATGGGCAGTCTTCTTCTACACGTCTGAAAAGAGATTCAGTCACTAGGGGAACCACTCGCCCAAGTCAGAGAAGTGTACATACAGTGTAA